A single genomic interval of Deltaproteobacteria bacterium harbors:
- a CDS encoding radical SAM protein has translation MAPVELELEHTPVPRPPSGAWLSAYDVAKVAFFLFGFPRNGFGSVDVTSRCNLRCRHCYYFAGPEEDLPRELSADQWEARLQELRRSNSRWQFPFFNCTWVGGDPLLRQDVIARCKPYFRYNTIVTNGTIPLPNWPDVNWYISIDGDETLHEELRDPSGHFRRNGRPGIYRRIVDNVSRNRHLGVTIAYCITRDNVRCIEQVVKDWNAAGAKHITFDFFTPVAGLDDRMWLDFAERDAVLDKLVALRRIYGDFFVIPERVLRLMRSDRCREVTATCLLARRSFALDAGGRQKGKCVMGDAADCSRCGCVVPFYLRSLTDRPLILGDVGRELATAGRRLASDLAAHVLP, from the coding sequence ATGGCACCAGTAGAGCTCGAGCTTGAGCACACTCCGGTCCCCCGGCCTCCGTCGGGGGCCTGGCTCTCGGCCTACGACGTGGCGAAGGTCGCCTTCTTCCTCTTCGGATTCCCGCGCAACGGCTTCGGGTCGGTGGACGTCACGAGCCGCTGCAACCTGCGCTGCCGGCACTGCTACTACTTCGCCGGCCCGGAAGAGGACCTCCCGCGCGAGCTGAGCGCCGATCAATGGGAGGCTCGCCTGCAGGAGCTCCGACGCTCCAACTCGCGCTGGCAGTTCCCGTTCTTCAACTGCACCTGGGTCGGAGGCGACCCGCTACTCCGGCAGGATGTCATCGCGCGCTGCAAGCCGTACTTCCGGTACAACACCATCGTCACCAACGGCACCATCCCGCTTCCCAACTGGCCTGACGTCAACTGGTACATCTCGATCGACGGCGACGAGACGCTGCACGAGGAGCTGCGAGACCCGTCGGGCCACTTCCGGCGTAACGGACGCCCCGGCATCTACCGTCGGATCGTCGATAACGTCTCCCGGAACCGGCACCTCGGCGTCACGATCGCGTACTGCATTACGCGAGACAACGTCCGCTGCATCGAGCAGGTCGTAAAGGACTGGAATGCGGCCGGCGCGAAACACATCACCTTCGACTTCTTCACGCCGGTCGCGGGCCTCGACGACCGGATGTGGCTCGACTTCGCCGAGCGCGACGCGGTGCTCGACAAGCTGGTGGCCCTGCGACGGATCTACGGTGACTTCTTCGTCATCCCGGAGCGCGTGCTGCGGCTGATGCGCTCGGACCGTTGCCGCGAGGTCACCGCGACCTGCCTGCTGGCACGGCGTTCGTTTGCCCTCGACGCGGGCGGTCGCCAGAAGGGCAAGTGCGTCATGGGGGACGCCGCGGACTGCAGTCGCTGCGGCTGCGTCGTGCCGTTCTACCTCCGCTCCCTCACCGATCGCCCCCTGATCCTCGGGGACGTGGGACGCGAGCTCGCCACCGCGGGCCGGCGCCTCGCCTCGGACCTGGCCGCACACGTTCTCCCCTGA